The Vulpes vulpes isolate BD-2025 chromosome 10, VulVul3, whole genome shotgun sequence genome has a window encoding:
- the OR4E1 gene encoding olfactory receptor 4E1, giving the protein MEAGDLLNQTTLVTHIRLRGLSVDQRVQMAVFAMFLTFYVLTLAGNVLIVITIIYDRRLHTPMYFFLSNLSFIDVCHSTVTVPKMLVDTWAEEKLISFDGCVTQMFFLHLFACTEIFLLTVMAYDRYVAICKPLQYLTVMSWRVCVLLAVALWVGGTIHSISLTSLTITLPYCGPDEIDSFFCDVPQVIKLACTDTHIIEILIVSNSGLISVVCFVVLVVSYAVILVSLRQQISEGRRKALSTCAAHLTVVTLFLGHCIFIYSRPSTSLPEDKVVSVFFTAVTPLLNPIIYTLRNEDMKNALNKLMGRLEGKGKK; this is encoded by the coding sequence ATGGAAGCAGGGGACCTACTCAATCAAACCACCTTAGTGACACACATTCGGCTTAGAGGCTTATCTGTAGATCAGAGGGTGCAGATGGCTGTGTTTGCCATGTTCCTCACTTTCTATGTCCTGACACTGGCTGGGAACGTCCTCATTGTCATAACTATTATCTACGACCGCCGGCTTCATACCcccatgtatttcttcctcaGTAACCTGTCTTTTATCGATGTGTGCCACTCCACTGTTACTGTCCCCAAGATGCTGGTAGACACATGGGCAGAAGAGAAGCTTATCTCCTTTGACGGCTGCGTCACTCAGATGTTTTTCCTGCACCTCTTCGCCTGCACCGAGATCTTTCTGCTCACCGTCATGGCCTACGACCGATATGTGGCCATTTGCAAGCCCCTGCAGTACCTGACGGTGATGAGCTGGAGAGTGTGTGTGCTGCTGGCTGTAGCCCTGTGGGTGGGGGGGACCATCCACTCCATATCGCTGACCTCCCTCACCATCACGCTGCCCTACTGTGGTCCTGATGAGATTGACAGCTTCTTCTGCGATGTGCCTCAGGTGATCAAACTGGCCTGCACGGATACCCACATCATTGAAATCCTCATCGTCTCCAACAGCGGCCTGATCTCCGTGGTGTGTTTCGTGGTCCTCGTGGTGTCCTACGCGGTCATCCTGGTGAGCCTGCGGCAGCAAATCTCCGAAGGCAGGCGCAAGGCCTTATCCACCTGTGCGGCCCACCTCACCGTTGTCACACTGTTCCTGGGACATTGCATCTTCATCTATTCCCGCCCATCCACCAGCCTCCCGGAGGACAAGGTGGTGTCTGTGTTTTTCACGGCCGTTACCCCCCTGCTGAACCCCATCATCTATACTCTTAGGAATGAAGACATGAAGAATGCCTTGAACAAGTTAATGGGAAGGTTGGAGGGGAAAGGTAAAAAATGA